aatataaattaaattagtTTTCAGCGAAAATTCACGAGACATGGACCTGTATGGTAAGAAATGGCCATATCTTGATGGGTTCGGAATTGCTTTGAAATGCAATTTAATACAGACTCAGTAAAGGATGCCACTCCGCAAGAAGAATGTCCGAAgaccaatatatatattgcttacgTGTATACCAGATGATATAAGCTTTTGCTACACAATGAAAATCacctaaaatatttatttgaaagtcCCAACTTATGGTGGCAATTGCATGAAAAACCAACCATTACGTCCTTCAGAAATATGTTATCGAACAACTTTGGAAGCACAAGATAGACAAGTACAGCAGGCACAGAGACCCAAGAGAGCGGCAATAACTGCAGCTATGCGAGactgtttctggtattttaaagcTTTCTTTACTTGCGCGCTAGATTGCGATATGTAGTCCGTCGTGTTGAGCACATGGTACTCAATGTTATTAATAATGTCCTGCTGCTCACAAACTAACAGGTCCATCTGGATAAAAAGCGAGTGAAGTTCTGTAATCTGAGCCTCCAGATCTAGAAGTTGTTTATGTCTCTCATGGGCCATAGCTAGATGATGTTTAGCTTTGAGGATTTCCAAATCTTGTCCAACAATCTGCGGAGCCATCGGACTCCCTATCAACCGATTGACCTCCTCTTCAGGAAGGTTCAAGCCGGCTAGTTCAGCTTGCCTCATGATCTGTTCCTTTAACCTCTCCATGTACTTTGTCTCATTAATATAATGTTGAGTCATGATCTCTTTGTATCGATTTGTTAAAACGGTGAACTGGCTTTGCCGAATCCGATGTTCTGCCTTCCAGTTTTTCTCATCTTGAGTCAACCCTCCTTTCATTTTGCCGAGCTGAAACTGGATGACCTTGGCATCAGAAGtaaagatattttttattttacttagctCCTTCTTTCCTTCACAGATGGACACCTCGGTTGTGCTGCATAAGACCTCTTCTTGCTGGCCTTCAATTCGATCAGACACTTCTTTTAGCTTCTTGAGAGAGGAGGACAGACCGGAGATTTCCTTGAAAAACAAGTCCATGTCATTGCTTTCTGATTCATGGTAGACAGGGTTATCAAAGGCCAAATTCTCATCAAATCCCAAGGATTCATCTTCTCGAACTCTGTTATTTAACTCTTCAAGCCTGTCCTTCATTTTCCCATGAACATCCCAGGGACATCTGCCACAGAAGCACAAAAGAAATATTATGTGCATCAGCCTGTTTAAAATGAAAGACTTAAAAGCTTCAACGGCATTGCGTCAATTAAAGCTTTAAACATTTTCCTCCCAGATCCAGCAAATATTTACTAAGTCACTTGGCTTACAGATAATTTGCTAGGTTGGTCACATGTCAAACTTTATAGGCTGGATAGCATTACATGCCAAAAGTGGGCGGCACAATTtttaaaagggattttttttttttagcagatgcAATTAAAAATGAGACAAAGCAAATGAACCTTTCATTGAACAAAGGGACAGTCTTTACATATGATTGTCATTCAGTTAATGACAATGGGGCTTTTTCCGTTCTTTTACAACACTGGATAAAACAGAGGGAGATAGAGAGAATTAACATTCCATTGTATTGCTGCAATAGAGATAGAacgcaagaaaacaaaaaaacaataaagaccACATACCCTGTAGAATTGGTGCAACAGTGACCATTAAAAAACTAGAAAATTAAAGGGCAGAGATAATTTCCCACGattttgtattttatgcttaCGTATACCCTGTATTTAACAAATAAGTATTTGTTaggtgtgaaaaaataaaattaaatgcagaaatccacacctctttatcctgcaaacgGGTGCCTccgtcttggctccctgtcaaacaTTGTTAAAAGATTTGATCGTTGCACCTGACAGCACAGACAACGCATACAGAAAAGAGAACTTGAACAATGTTGCTATTTTTGCTCTTCATTTGCCACGTGTGATCTGGTTGTGTCTTCTGAACTAGATTGTGATGCAATTTGCTAAATATGTAatgcaaatatttgttttaaatgtgcATTTTATGAAAACAGTAaatacaagttataggtgatttccgTTGTTTTCTTCAACAGTGTAAATTCTTGTGTCTTCAAAGGGGAACTCCACTGCCTatagcctcttgagtttagctcagtggggggggggggggggggggggtttcattGTGTATACcaatgattatatatattatctataaaaTCACTGCTTGGCAGATATacaccaatgaaaacatgtatgtgtttaattatgcattttgtcattggaaatatatctaaaaccagcttaCACAAGCTGAAgacctcttgtctgaagcctttgcaatccctccccttctaaccccgcccagactttctgtgtctgtccaatcacagacttttccacgcagctcaatgtgaagtctttgcaaaacaggttctctgggcaattgctgcctcttgagtttagctccgcttagctaaacaaaccaggcaGTAACAGGACAGGTTGTCTAACTGACAGCTggtagtataatttataaaaaaaatgctgttttcaaattcaaatctgcactttttgtaaattgaaaaaaaaaaaaaagaggacacacaattcacacataaagcacttcagcaagttaaagtgctttaggggtctggagtgtccctttaaccccttaaggaccaaacttctggaataaaagggaatcatgacatgtcacacatgtcatgtgtccttaaggggttaagcaaaatgGATAGAATGTATCTTACAACCCTccccttttttatatttgtaattgatctgttttttctattgattatagtAAGTATTGGTTATAGtgagattatatatatttgtagtttgTCTGCAAAGGGTATGAGTGTAAAGCCTAAAACACTCTTACCCAACAAAGGCTATAAAAAAACGAtgagattttaattgtgttttagaGGGAAGTTCaagctaaaataataataactaagccCATATACGTTAAACACAAAGAAGGGTTTATTCTTTATGCCGTGaatcaaaacctgaattaaaaaatataaacaagctgtgactaaagcagaTTTGTAGATTTTTTCCAAATCAACACTTCAGGGCTAAATACTTCATCTCTATTTTCCGTTCACCGTTTCGTGAATTAAAGAATAACCCATGGGTGTTATTTTGGCATTTGAAATCATAGTATTTTTGAGGTGGTTAAGCAATGATTGTTTTCAAAATtgcattcatttaaaaataaagatttggaGAGTAAAAGTGCTggatttaaatatatgttttaagtaaccactgtgcgtgtgactgtttgtgtgtgtctgtgtcaaattctttatttttttccctccctGGCTTTCTGTGTCTCTTGCCTCGGGTCAAaaaagcactttaaaaaaaaaaaaaaatctaatgatggaattaaagggataatccagactaTGTAGATAACAAAATTATGCAAATTGAACTAGCAAATTAGTacacattatataaaaataaatatgcaaacatTATACTTCTCAAAATGTCTTTAAATTTCTCAAAATTTCAGGGGGCCGCATAGAGGCTGAGATTTCTCAGGCAATCCTGTTCCTCTTATTATTCCCAAATAGGACTATGTGAATGTGCTCAGTATCAGGTTATACAGAATGTACTTCTAAACTTACCAATTGTTTTATTCACGAGAAGAGGTAAATTAAACTATTTACAAGCTAATGAAACGCACCTTGTTGAATAGGTGACTTTAAGTACCATCACTACCGTAGTGCTTTGTTCTATATTTTCAGTTTTAGTAAGAAACGCTGCATATACAGAGATGTTTAGTTTTGTTGCTGGCGATTtgaaaggacactccactgcccaaaaacaaaatacataaaaatcactgtttagcagatatatgctaaatgaaaacatgcatgcatttaattatgtattttttcagtGAGGATATACCTAAAATCAGCTTCCAAAAcctgcaaatctcttgtctgcagcctttgcaagccctccccttctaaccccgcccagactttctgtggccgtccaatcacagtcttccctgtgcagctcaatgagaagtctttgtaagtgtCTGCGCTGGAGTAAAGtagaaaataatgaaaaagttCACAAACAAAGTCACAggtaggattattcactaaagtgtgaattgtcaggaattcaaatagAATCTTCAACTGATAGATCACAATAGTCAATGTGGAAGAACGTTTTAGGTCAAATAAGTTGTTCAGTTTGACTGTTGTGAAAATCCCGAGGAATCCTCAACAATTCCCACTTTACTGAATACGCCTGGGAATGTTTTGCAAAGTGTAGAATTAAAATATCTATCAATGGGAGTAAGCCAGCTCTTGCTGTAAAGTCGTCACATTACATTCAACTCAct
This DNA window, taken from Pelobates fuscus isolate aPelFus1 chromosome 9, aPelFus1.pri, whole genome shotgun sequence, encodes the following:
- the LOC134573551 gene encoding syntaxin-1A-like; the protein is MKDRLEELNNRVREDESLGFDENLAFDNPVYHESESNDMDLFFKEISGLSSSLKKLKEVSDRIEGQQEEVLCSTTEVSICEGKKELSKIKNIFTSDAKVIQFQLGKMKGGLTQDEKNWKAEHRIRQSQFTVLTNRYKEIMTQHYINETKYMERLKEQIMRQAELAGLNLPEEEVNRLIGSPMAPQIVGQDLEILKAKHHLAMAHERHKQLLDLEAQITELHSLFIQMDLLVCEQQDIINNIEYHVLNTTDYISQSSAQVKKALKYQKQSRIAAVIAALLGLCACCTCLSCASKVVR